In the genome of Neodiprion pinetum isolate iyNeoPine1 chromosome 2, iyNeoPine1.2, whole genome shotgun sequence, one region contains:
- the LOC124211446 gene encoding sodium/potassium-transporting ATPase subunit beta-2, translating into MEDKKVEQYYSPPPQLGKWEGFRIFLWNSETGQFMGRTGASWAKILLFYVIFYAVLCGFFGAMLAVFYQTLDPNVPKWQLEGSLIGTNPGLGFRPMPPESNVDSTLIWYKASNVGNYGYWTKELDAFLAHYRKTPAKHGVADTRMPCDYDKPPLPGKVCLPDIESWHSCNQNNSYNYQKSAPCIFLKLNKIFGWMPQIYNDTSKLPSNMPDDLKSHIANEQSQNRKTVNTVWVSCEGESPADVENIGPIQYIPQRGFPGYYFPFTNTPGYLSPLVAVLFEAPKRGVLINIECKAWAQNIHHDRFERRGSVHFELMVD; encoded by the exons ATGGAGGACAAGAAAGTCGAGCAGTATTACTCGCCGCCGCCGCAGCTTGGAAAATGGGAGGGATTCAGGATCTTTTTATGGAATTCGGAGACCGGCCAGTTTATGGGGCGTACCGGCGCAAGTTGGG CGAAGATTTTGCTCTTCTACGTGATATTCTACGCAGTCCTTTGCGGATTCTTCGGAGCAATGTTGGCCGTGTTCTACCAAACGTTGGATCCGAACGTTCCTAAATGGCAACTGGAAGGCTCGCTAATCGGCACCAATCCCGGACTTGGTTTTCGGCCGATGCCACCAGAGAGCAACGTCGACAGCACTTTGATTTGGTACAAGGCTAGTAACGTGGGAAACTATGGTTACTGGACCAAGGAACTGGATGCTTTCCTTGCTC ATTACAGGAAAACTCCGGCGAAACATGGCGTCGCTGACACGAGGATGCCTTGCGACTACGACAAACCTCCCCTACCAGGAAAAGTCTGCCTCCCCGACATCGAGTCGTGGCATTCCTGCAATCAAAACAATAGTTACAATTATCAGAAATCCGCACCATGCATTTTCCTCAAGTTGAACAAG atcTTCGGATGGATGCCGCAAATCTACAACGACACGAGCAAACTTCCGAGCAACATGCCGGACGATCTGAAATCTCACATCGCGAACGAGCAGTCGCAGAACCGGAAGACGGTCAACACTGTTTGGGTATCGTGCGAGGGAGAGAGTCCTGCGGATGTTGAAAACATCGGGCCGATACAGTATATCCCACAGCGAGGATTCCCCGGGTATTATTTCCCCTTCACCAACACTCCAGGCTACCTGAGCCCGCTGGTTGCCGTGCTGTTCGAGGCACCGAAGC gTGGCGTCCTGATCAACATCGAGTGCAAGGCGTGGGCTCAAAACATTCATCACGATAGATTTGAGCGACGTGGATCGGTGCACTTCGAGCTGATGGTGGATTAA
- the LOC124211584 gene encoding mucin-6 isoform X1: MVCKENVVSWFGNLSSYKRIDVMCTLLNMCLPFEVRYLGTCVEDLGKRDYNDLRDTEHKANNASDLAELTSLGVTDKRTRRKLSLYMALLHSCNYACAVILYNNLSNVDFQEIVNLLNGATFIQDDQTLDELLLLYTMALNHPAFTYEQKSVFGNIYAKLQEEEVRLNPPKAAINLSFRSAQGSAPCVTSNEKVMDNELLTNCLVPPPPMQPFHGDMSARSNALLTGLPPGLTMPPPGPCFPAPEQMSIASNAAAQYLQLGFPSMNHMPPWAGQVMLSNPMMYHQAGDTLAYSSSPLVSHQSSPSQSRSPSRSNSPMNNRSRNPPPRTSSTQITHCAASAVTTSASTGSSQTSTSTSLPSLQALSSTVTVSCSKSQSSLPLPQWSVPPPTAVSATSSLGNSRHGNTEGLSTAQTSVTTSKQTSASSARIRSTASADSLRETLGKEMPSFKNSLQNFSIDEIRRMGDDELRDLGLPSNAVGQLRSIVKGQTSNGLNLLPSDKKFESLTNTITHPLLDHVENEMIRTSETGTGTKCIPLHQQQQQILHHHHHNLASSSVKRYPTISPMDPSPMQIYPPPPPVYAAQNTPCYACLTMPVNGMQNRYPRYNAQQVCCLAHLEGLRTDPESSRHFSHSSSSESTGSRSPPETPPAVPWAVGGVGESSVPNNPSLDHTNPGLTSSHPTSTTPVLSNHHQAGLQQGINLPQVSEKQQRNSRKNPGHYVRHKNQHHMMNGGPPSIPHCLPFPPQASHSQITYLQHGGHFPSLRPAAGIYSNHISQPAYARPTYPIYQPNGEVVYHYQANHLGHHPGSGGTPPPVAQPLSQTSYLPPTPVVTYSTVVPPPKVSCYNCGSSTHHAADCKDQTMEDLTKGECWISATERGKTRDSSTYLLLLLPPLHENNRAAFF, translated from the exons ATGGTGTGTAAAGAGAACGTGGTATCATGGTTTGGAAATCTGTCCAG TTATAAACGTATCGATGTGATGTGTACGCTGCTGAATATGTGTTTACCGTTTGAAGTGAGGTACCTTGGCACGTGTGTCGAGGATCTTGGTAAACGGGATTACAACGATCTCCGTGACACGGAACATAAAGCCAACAATGCGTCGGACTTAGCGGAACTCACTTCTCTCGGTGTTACCGACAAAAGAACACGCAGGAAACTCTCGCTATATATGGCGCTTTTGCATTCATGCAATTACGCCTGCGCTGTTATTCTGTACAATAATCTCTCGAACGTAGATTTTCAAGAAATAGTCAATCTCCTGAACGGGGCGACTTTCATACAGGATGATCAGACCCTTGATGAACTTCTGCTACTTTATACGATGGCTCTAAATCATCCGGCCTTCACTTACGAGCAGAAATCCgtttttggaaatatttatGCCAAACTGCAGGAGGAAGAAGTCAGACTCAATCCTCCGAAGGCAGCTATAAACCTTTCCTTCAGATCCGCACAA GGATCTGCTCCGTGTGTCACTTCCAATGAAAAAGTGATGGACAATGAACTTCTGACAAATTGCTTGGTGCCTCCTCCACCAATGCAGCCATTTCATG GTGACATGTCAGCACGCAGCAACGCATTATTGACTGGATTGCCTCCTGGCCTAACAATGCCACCACCCGGTCCGTGTTTTCCAGCTCCGGAGCAGATGTCGATAGCCTCAAATGCGGCAGCGCAGTACTTGCAGCTTGGTTTCCCCTCAATGAATCACATGCCGCCATGGGCAGGTCAGGTCATGCTGAGCAATCCGATGATGTACCATCAAGCCGGAGACACACTAGCTTATTCCTCTTCCCCTTTAGTCAGCCACCAGTCATCCCCTTCCCAGTCGAGATCTCCTAGTCGAAGTAACTCCCCGATGAACAATCGCAGTCGCAATCCTCCCCCTCGTACTTCCTCAACCCAGATAACGCACTGCGCTGCTAGCGCCGTAACGACATCTGCAAGCACCGGCAGCAGTCAAACCAGCACCTCAACTTCGCTGCCATCTCTGCAAGCTCTCAGCAGCACTGTAACTGTGAGCTGCAGCAAGAGTCAATCCTCATTGCCGCTTCCTCAGTGGTCCGTTCCTCCCCCCACAGCAGTCAGTGCAACTTCTTCTCTCGGAAATTCGAGGCATGGTAACACCGAGGGATTGTCGACAGCTCAGACCTCAGTTACAACATCTAAACAGACATCTGCATCCTCTGCTCGGATACGATCAACAGCTTCTGCTGATTCTTTACGAGAAACACTCGGCAAGGAAATGCCCAGTTTTAAGAATAGtcttcagaatttttctatcGACGAG ATAAGAAGAATGGGGGATGACGAGTTAAGGGACTTGGGGTTGCCATCGAATGCCGTTGGTCAGCTACGTAGCATCGTGAAAGGGCAAACTTCCAACGGTTTAAATCTGCTTCCATCCGACAAGAAATTTGAGAGTTTAACCAACACTATTACTCATCCTCTTTTAGATCACGTTGAAAACGAG ATGATTAGAACAAGCGAGACTGGCACTGGCACAAAATGCATCCCGTTACatcagcaacaacagcaaaTTTTGCATCACCACCACCACAATCTCGCCAGCTCAAGTGTCAAACGATATCCAACCATCTCACCCATGGATCCATCCCCTATGCAGATATATCCGCCTCCACCTCCTGTCTATGCTGCTCAAAATACTCCATGCTACGCGTGCCTAACAATGCCGGTCAATGGGATGCAGAATCGATATCCAAG GTACAACGCACAGCAAGTATGCTGCCTGGCACACCTAGAAGGCTTACGGACGGACCCCGAGAGTAGTCGGCATTTTTCGCACAGCAGTAGTTCAGAGAGTACAGGCAGTCGATCTCCACCGGAAACACCACCAGCAGTGCCTTGGGCCGTTGGAGGAGTCGGAGAATCGTCGGTACCGAACAATCCGTCACTGGATCACACGAATCCAGGGCTAACTTCTTCCCACCCGACGAGCACGACGCCAGTGTTGTCGAACCACCACCAGGCAGGTCTCCAACAGGGGATAAATTTGCCTCAAGTGTCGGAAAAGCAGCAAAGAAACAGTAGAAAGAACCCTGGTCATTACGTACGTCATAAAAACCAACACCACATGATGAACGGCGGACCACCAAGTATCCCTCACTGTCTTCCATTCCCACCGCAAGCTTCCCATTCACAAATCACTTATCTCCAGCACGGTGGGCATTTTCCATCCTTGAGACCGGCCGCCGGGATCTACTCAAACCACATTTCTCAGCCAGCCTATGCCCGGCCCACGTATCCGATTTACCAGCCCAACGGGGAGGTCGTATATCATTACCAGGCTAACCACCTGGGTCACCATCCTGGCTCAGGTGGAACACCGCCGCCAGTCGCACAGCCTCTTTCTCAGACGTCATACTTGCCGCCGACACCGGTCGTGACTTATTCCACCGTCGTACCGCCGCCTAAGGTATCCTGCTACAATTGCGGGAGCAGCACTCATCACGCGGCTGATTGCAAGGACCAAACTATGGAGGACCTCACCAAGGGAG AGTGCTGGATATCTGCGACTGAGCGTGGGAAGACGCGAGACTCTTCTACCTATCTTCTGCTGCTGCTACCGCCTCTACATGAAAATAATAGGGCTGCTTTCTTCTAA
- the LOC124211380 gene encoding uncharacterized protein isoform X1, whose translation MTGCCVPECHNSTRKNYFLKVLPRDPIRRTNWVKNIGLVNLMRKERTYLCETTDGVQICKHENNSEGNKSVLNTVNWTMSLTIEVHRNELRQGEVEIISESDKDIEQQNLIDNEALKLEEYGESLNKSQRKEKLPQTNKVIINTDPKEELSRLKQLVFKKTHMVNIYKKKLKSTRRDLGYVDNAPNDRYKAALQSIFNSDQI comes from the exons ATGACTGGGTGTTGTGTGCCTGAATGTCATAATTCTactagaaaaaattatttcctgAAAGTTCTACCTCGTGATCCCATACGACGAACGAAttgggtgaaaaatattggacTCGTTAATTTGATGCGAAAAGAGCGCACGTACTTGTGTGAA ACAACTGATGGTGTACAAATCTGCAAACATGAAAACAATTCCGAAGGCAACAAGTCAGTGTTAAATACTGTAAACTGGACTATGTCACTCACAATTGAAGTGCATAGAAACGAACTG CGTCAAGGTGAAGTAGAAATCATATCAGAAAGTGATAAAGATATTGAGCAACAAAACTTAATTGATAATGAAGCATTGAAACTTGAAGAATATGGTGAGTCATTGAATAAGAgtcaaagaaaagaaaaattaccacAGACCAATAAAgtcattataaatacagatCCTAAGGAAGAGTTGTCTCGATTGAAGCAACtggtatttaaaaaaacgCACATGGTTAatatttacaagaaaaaactgaaaagtaCTAGGCGTGATCTTGGATATGTTGATAATGCACCAAATGATAGGTACAAAGCTGCATTGCAAAGTATATTTAACAGTGATCAAATCTAA
- the LOC124211380 gene encoding uncharacterized protein isoform X2 has product MTGCCVPECHNSTRKNYFLKVLPRDPIRRTNWVKNIGLVNLMRKERTYLCETTDGVQICKHENNSEGNKSVLNTVNWTMSLTIEVHRNELVNRQGEVEIISESDKDIEQQNLIDNEALKLEEYDPKEELSRLKQLVFKKTHMVNIYKKKLKSTRRDLGYVDNAPNDRYKAALQSIFNSDQI; this is encoded by the exons ATGACTGGGTGTTGTGTGCCTGAATGTCATAATTCTactagaaaaaattatttcctgAAAGTTCTACCTCGTGATCCCATACGACGAACGAAttgggtgaaaaatattggacTCGTTAATTTGATGCGAAAAGAGCGCACGTACTTGTGTGAA ACAACTGATGGTGTACAAATCTGCAAACATGAAAACAATTCCGAAGGCAACAAGTCAGTGTTAAATACTGTAAACTGGACTATGTCACTCACAATTGAAGTGCATAGAAACGAACTGGTAAAT CGTCAAGGTGAAGTAGAAATCATATCAGAAAGTGATAAAGATATTGAGCAACAAAACTTAATTGATAATGAAGCATTGAAACTTGAAGAATATG atCCTAAGGAAGAGTTGTCTCGATTGAAGCAACtggtatttaaaaaaacgCACATGGTTAatatttacaagaaaaaactgaaaagtaCTAGGCGTGATCTTGGATATGTTGATAATGCACCAAATGATAGGTACAAAGCTGCATTGCAAAGTATATTTAACAGTGATCAAATCTAA
- the LOC124211584 gene encoding mucin-6 isoform X2 gives MVCKENVVSWFGNLSSYKRIDVMCTLLNMCLPFEVRYLGTCVEDLGKRDYNDLRDTEHKANNASDLAELTSLGVTDKRTRRKLSLYMALLHSCNYACAVILYNNLSNVDFQEIVNLLNGATFIQDDQTLDELLLLYTMALNHPAFTYEQKSVFGNIYAKLQEEEVRLNPPKAAINLSFRSAQGSAPCVTSNEKVMDNELLTNCLVPPPPMQPFHGDMSARSNALLTGLPPGLTMPPPGPCFPAPEQMSIASNAAAQYLQLGFPSMNHMPPWAGQVMLSNPMMYHQAGDTLAYSSSPLVSHQSSPSQSRSPSRSNSPMNNRSRNPPPRTSSTQITHCAASAVTTSASTGSSQTSTSTSLPSLQALSSTVTVSCSKSQSSLPLPQWSVPPPTAVSATSSLGNSRHGNTEGLSTAQTSVTTSKQTSASSARIRSTASADSLRETLGKEMPSFKNSLQNFSIDEIRRMGDDELRDLGLPSNAVGQLRSIVKGQTSNGLNLLPSDKKFESLTNTITHPLLDHVENEMIRTSETGTGTKCIPLHQQQQQILHHHHHNLASSSVKRYPTISPMDPSPMQIYPPPPPVYAAQNTPCYACLTMPVNGMQNRYPRYNAQQVCCLAHLEGLRTDPESSRHFSHSSSSESTGSRSPPETPPAVPWAVGGVGESSVPNNPSLDHTNPGLTSSHPTSTTPVLSNHHQAGLQQGINLPQVSEKQQRNSRKNPGHYVRHKNQHHMMNGGPPSIPHCLPFPPQASHSQITYLQHGGHFPSLRPAAGIYSNHISQPAYARPTYPIYQPNGEVVYHYQANHLGHHPGSGGTPPPVAQPLSQTSYLPPTPVVTYSTVVPPPKVSCYNCGSSTHHAADCKDQTMEDLTKGAQYRLDYTILKQPAECPSSDK, from the exons ATGGTGTGTAAAGAGAACGTGGTATCATGGTTTGGAAATCTGTCCAG TTATAAACGTATCGATGTGATGTGTACGCTGCTGAATATGTGTTTACCGTTTGAAGTGAGGTACCTTGGCACGTGTGTCGAGGATCTTGGTAAACGGGATTACAACGATCTCCGTGACACGGAACATAAAGCCAACAATGCGTCGGACTTAGCGGAACTCACTTCTCTCGGTGTTACCGACAAAAGAACACGCAGGAAACTCTCGCTATATATGGCGCTTTTGCATTCATGCAATTACGCCTGCGCTGTTATTCTGTACAATAATCTCTCGAACGTAGATTTTCAAGAAATAGTCAATCTCCTGAACGGGGCGACTTTCATACAGGATGATCAGACCCTTGATGAACTTCTGCTACTTTATACGATGGCTCTAAATCATCCGGCCTTCACTTACGAGCAGAAATCCgtttttggaaatatttatGCCAAACTGCAGGAGGAAGAAGTCAGACTCAATCCTCCGAAGGCAGCTATAAACCTTTCCTTCAGATCCGCACAA GGATCTGCTCCGTGTGTCACTTCCAATGAAAAAGTGATGGACAATGAACTTCTGACAAATTGCTTGGTGCCTCCTCCACCAATGCAGCCATTTCATG GTGACATGTCAGCACGCAGCAACGCATTATTGACTGGATTGCCTCCTGGCCTAACAATGCCACCACCCGGTCCGTGTTTTCCAGCTCCGGAGCAGATGTCGATAGCCTCAAATGCGGCAGCGCAGTACTTGCAGCTTGGTTTCCCCTCAATGAATCACATGCCGCCATGGGCAGGTCAGGTCATGCTGAGCAATCCGATGATGTACCATCAAGCCGGAGACACACTAGCTTATTCCTCTTCCCCTTTAGTCAGCCACCAGTCATCCCCTTCCCAGTCGAGATCTCCTAGTCGAAGTAACTCCCCGATGAACAATCGCAGTCGCAATCCTCCCCCTCGTACTTCCTCAACCCAGATAACGCACTGCGCTGCTAGCGCCGTAACGACATCTGCAAGCACCGGCAGCAGTCAAACCAGCACCTCAACTTCGCTGCCATCTCTGCAAGCTCTCAGCAGCACTGTAACTGTGAGCTGCAGCAAGAGTCAATCCTCATTGCCGCTTCCTCAGTGGTCCGTTCCTCCCCCCACAGCAGTCAGTGCAACTTCTTCTCTCGGAAATTCGAGGCATGGTAACACCGAGGGATTGTCGACAGCTCAGACCTCAGTTACAACATCTAAACAGACATCTGCATCCTCTGCTCGGATACGATCAACAGCTTCTGCTGATTCTTTACGAGAAACACTCGGCAAGGAAATGCCCAGTTTTAAGAATAGtcttcagaatttttctatcGACGAG ATAAGAAGAATGGGGGATGACGAGTTAAGGGACTTGGGGTTGCCATCGAATGCCGTTGGTCAGCTACGTAGCATCGTGAAAGGGCAAACTTCCAACGGTTTAAATCTGCTTCCATCCGACAAGAAATTTGAGAGTTTAACCAACACTATTACTCATCCTCTTTTAGATCACGTTGAAAACGAG ATGATTAGAACAAGCGAGACTGGCACTGGCACAAAATGCATCCCGTTACatcagcaacaacagcaaaTTTTGCATCACCACCACCACAATCTCGCCAGCTCAAGTGTCAAACGATATCCAACCATCTCACCCATGGATCCATCCCCTATGCAGATATATCCGCCTCCACCTCCTGTCTATGCTGCTCAAAATACTCCATGCTACGCGTGCCTAACAATGCCGGTCAATGGGATGCAGAATCGATATCCAAG GTACAACGCACAGCAAGTATGCTGCCTGGCACACCTAGAAGGCTTACGGACGGACCCCGAGAGTAGTCGGCATTTTTCGCACAGCAGTAGTTCAGAGAGTACAGGCAGTCGATCTCCACCGGAAACACCACCAGCAGTGCCTTGGGCCGTTGGAGGAGTCGGAGAATCGTCGGTACCGAACAATCCGTCACTGGATCACACGAATCCAGGGCTAACTTCTTCCCACCCGACGAGCACGACGCCAGTGTTGTCGAACCACCACCAGGCAGGTCTCCAACAGGGGATAAATTTGCCTCAAGTGTCGGAAAAGCAGCAAAGAAACAGTAGAAAGAACCCTGGTCATTACGTACGTCATAAAAACCAACACCACATGATGAACGGCGGACCACCAAGTATCCCTCACTGTCTTCCATTCCCACCGCAAGCTTCCCATTCACAAATCACTTATCTCCAGCACGGTGGGCATTTTCCATCCTTGAGACCGGCCGCCGGGATCTACTCAAACCACATTTCTCAGCCAGCCTATGCCCGGCCCACGTATCCGATTTACCAGCCCAACGGGGAGGTCGTATATCATTACCAGGCTAACCACCTGGGTCACCATCCTGGCTCAGGTGGAACACCGCCGCCAGTCGCACAGCCTCTTTCTCAGACGTCATACTTGCCGCCGACACCGGTCGTGACTTATTCCACCGTCGTACCGCCGCCTAAGGTATCCTGCTACAATTGCGGGAGCAGCACTCATCACGCGGCTGATTGCAAGGACCAAACTATGGAGGACCTCACCAAGGGAG CCCAGTATCGACTTGACTACACGATACTGAAACAACCTGCAGAGTGTCCGAGTTCCGACAAGTGA